The segment GCACTCGCAACGCTCGACTCGCCGCCGTCCGTTCGCTGTTCCGGTACGCAGCGCTTCGACATCCCGAGCATGCCGCCATAATCGAACGCGTGCTTGCCATTCCGCGCAAGCGTTTCGACCGGAGGATCGTCACTTTCCTGATCGAACCGGAACTCGATGCGCTGTTCCGCGCACCCGACCGCTCGACCTGGACCGGGCGGCGCGACCATACCTTGCTTACGCTCGCGGCCCAAACGGGCCTGCGTGCGTCAGAATTGATCGGCCTTCGCCTCAGCGATGTTCATCTCGGCACTGGCGCCCACGTCAGTTGCATGGGGAAAGGACGGAAGTTGCGGATCACACCGATTACCTCGGGCATGGCCGCCCTCCTGCGTGTTTGGCTCGCCGAGCGCGCCGGTCAGCCGGCGGAGCCACTTTTCGTCACCCGATCGGGGACGTCACTGAGCCGTGACGCCGTCGAACATCGGCTCGCCAAATACGTTCAGATCGCCACCCGCGCCTGTCCGTCGTTGGGACAGAAAACCATCAGCATGCATGTGTTGCGTCATAGCGCCGCGATGCGATTGCTTCGGGCGGGAATTGAAACTTCGGTGATTGCACTTTGGCTCGGCCATGAGCAGGTCGAAACCACCCACATCTACCTACACGCTGATATGGGAATCAAGGAACGCGCACTGGCCGCGACAGCTCCAGCGGTAGCCACTCCCGGTCGTTTTCGACCGAATGACAAGCTTCTCTCATTTCTGGAGGCACTGTGATTATGCCGACTCCAAAGCAGCGATCGCCACCGTCAGAGCCCGTCCTGAGCCAATGGTCGGCATAATCCAGAAGTCGGCATAATCTCTACTCGATCACCACCAACCAGGCCGCCATCAGCGCGCTGTTCCGCGTCGTCAACCGGTATGTCGGCAACCTCGCGCCGATGCCCG is part of the Bradyrhizobium quebecense genome and harbors:
- a CDS encoding tyrosine-type recombinase/integrase, with amino-acid sequence MTALAPTLQAFFTERLIRQRQASPHTLAAYRDTLRLLLIFASERKDVEPSKLDIDDLDAPLIGAFLDHLEKQRENSARTRNARLAAVRSLFRYAALRHPEHAAIIERVLAIPRKRFDRRIVTFLIEPELDALFRAPDRSTWTGRRDHTLLTLAAQTGLRASELIGLRLSDVHLGTGAHVSCMGKGRKLRITPITSGMAALLRVWLAERAGQPAEPLFVTRSGTSLSRDAVEHRLAKYVQIATRACPSLGQKTISMHVLRHSAAMRLLRAGIETSVIALWLGHEQVETTHIYLHADMGIKERALAATAPAVATPGRFRPNDKLLSFLEAL